The Equus przewalskii isolate Varuska chromosome 8, EquPr2, whole genome shotgun sequence genome has a window encoding:
- the LOC139085147 gene encoding uncharacterized protein, which produces MRPRHRQSPATAKGGAGAALGGGRGRTPPQSNRPAQPLRRLPSGGAETSRPAEKPAPGPAPSGAALGGQAGLSVVRTEGSAPQAVSLSLARACATPHRRKGPPPGPAPSGAALGSEVRGLRVVRGGGLRTPTRLGCRSGSSPLYPLGQLTPAAAPSLLRTLAPRCGPLAHPCVSSPTAVSPSLLGPLPHSCPPRSPVHPRRSPVQPPRSLLRPLPHSCLPRLPLHPPRSLLRPLAYPCIPLAHSCAPSLTPASPSLTPAPPRSSLHPPCSLLHPPRSPCVSSLILTSPSLTPAPPPSLLSPSSLFTQSRHAPPAFRCTGSSLCRAAHPQLCLAHSRCLPAWSSPPPWGPPDHPACWFRG; this is translated from the exons ATGCGGCCCCGCCACCGACAGAGCCCCGCCACCGC GAAGGGAGGGGCGGGCGCGGCCCTCGGAGGAGGCCGAGGCCGCACTCCGCCACAGTCCAACCGTCCTGCGCAGCCCCTCAGGAGGCTGCCCAGCGGAGGAGCCGAGACTTCGCGCCCAGCTGAAAAGCcggccccaggccccgccccttccgGTGCCGCTCTAGGAGGACAGGCCGGCCTCTCGGTGGTGCGCACGGAGGGCTCCGCCCCTCAGGCGGTTTCACTCAGCCTGGCCCGGGCCTGCGCGACCCCGCACCGCAGGAAGGGTCCGCCCCCAGGTCCCGCCCCTTCCGGTGCCGCTCTAGGAAGCGAGGTCCGGGGCCTCCGGGTGGTGCGCGGTGGAGGGCTCCGGACTCCCACCCGGCTGGGGTGTCGCTCCGGCTCGTCTCCGCTGTACCCCCTCGGTCAACTCACTCCTGCGGCCGCGCCCTCACTCCTGCGGACCCTCGCTCCCCGCTGCGGCCCCCTTGCTCACCCCTGTGTCTCCTCACCCACCGCTGTGTCACCATCGCTCCTCGGCCCGCTCCCTCACTCCTGTCCCCCTCGCTCACCTGTGCATCCCCGTCGCTCACCTGTGCAACCCCCTCGCTCACTCCTGCGCCCCCTGCCTCACTCCTGTCTCCCTCGCTTACCCCTGCATCCCCCTCGCTCACTCCTGCGCCCCCTCGCTTACCCCTGCATCCCCCTCGCTCACTCCTGCGCCCCCTCGCTTACCCCTGCATCCCCCTCGCTCACTCCTGCGCCCCCTCGCTCATCCTTGCATCCCCCTTGCTCACTCCTACATCCCCCTCGCTCACCCTGTGTCTCCTCACTCATCCTTACATCCCCCTCGCTCACCCCTGCGcctcctccctcactcctgtCTCCCAGCTCACTCTTCACACAAAGCAGGCACGCTCCGCCTGCGTTCCGTTGCACTGGCAGCTCCCTCTGCCGGGCTGCTCATCCCCAGCTCTGCTTGGCTCACTCCCGCTGCCTGCCCGCTTGGAGCTCACCTCCTCCTTGGGGCCCACCTGACCACCCGGCGTGTTGGTTTCGCGGTTAG
- the ZFP41 gene encoding zinc finger protein 41 homolog — translation MEKPTGKKRKTQIPKEEGNVPKDTCEQEKMSGNRQPNKSSTLAKKHSKEPSLSPEEEEHIFDAFDASFKDDFEGVPVFIPFQRKKPHECSECGRIFKHKTDHIRHQRVHTGEKPFQCDQCGKTFRHSSDVTKHQRIHTGEKPFKCSECGKAFNCGSNLLKHQKTHTGEKPYECKECGKTFAYSSCLIRHRKRHPRKKH, via the coding sequence atggagaagccCACgggcaaaaaaaggaagacacagaTCCCAAAGGAAGAAGGGAATGTGCCAAAGGACACTTGCGAGCAAGAGAAAATGTCTGGGAACAGACAGCCCAACAAGAGCTCCACTTTGGCTAAAAAGCACAGTAAAGAGCCCAGCCTGAGTCCCGAAGAGGAAGAACATATATTTGATGCCTTCGATGCTTCATTTAAAGATGACTTTGAGGGGGTTCCTGTCTTCATcccttttcagagaaagaaaccaCACGAATGCAGTGAATGCGGACGCATCTTTAAGCACAAGACAGATCACATTCGCCaccagagagttcacactggagagaagccctttcAGTGCGATCAGTGTGGGAAGACGTTCAGGCACAGTTCCGATGTCACTAAACACCAGAGGATCCACACTGGAGAAAAGCCCTTTAAATGCAGCGAATGCGGGAAAGCGTTTAACTGTGGTTCGAATCTCCTAAAGCATCAGAAaacccacactggggagaagccgtatgaatgtaaggaatgtgggaagacGTTTGCCTACAGCTCGTGTCTTATTCGCCATCGGAAACGTCACCCACGGAAGAAGCACTGA